A stretch of Spirosoma oryzicola DNA encodes these proteins:
- a CDS encoding diacylglycerol/lipid kinase family protein — MPTLPSVLAIINPLSGTTTLAQKMVLRDTFLRKAEERHFAPEVAVTEYPGHATELAADATRRGVSRVLAIGGDGTINETAQALRRSATALGIVPVGSGNGLARHLGVPLNPIKAVERALNGQPVVIDSAEINEYSFFCTAGLGFEAYVAHAFALQPVRGLPTYVRTAFRAFWAYRPLQFSLDGQEKTLFSLTFANAGQFGNNAWMAPKANIADGRLEQCEIRPFPAQAAGMLTWRLFNKTLDQSPYWHGRSVTKATVVADGPLLIHADGEPLTLPEGKAEIRILPGSLLVLL; from the coding sequence GTGCCCACCTTACCGTCTGTTCTGGCCATCATCAATCCACTATCGGGTACAACAACCCTAGCGCAGAAGATGGTCCTGCGCGATACGTTTCTGCGTAAGGCCGAGGAACGCCACTTTGCACCCGAAGTAGCAGTTACGGAGTACCCTGGCCACGCGACCGAACTAGCTGCCGACGCTACCCGACGGGGGGTAAGCCGGGTGCTGGCCATTGGTGGCGATGGTACCATCAACGAAACGGCGCAGGCGTTACGTCGGTCGGCTACCGCGCTGGGTATCGTGCCCGTCGGGTCGGGTAATGGACTGGCCCGGCACCTGGGCGTTCCACTCAACCCCATAAAAGCCGTTGAGCGCGCGCTGAATGGTCAGCCGGTCGTTATCGACAGTGCCGAAATCAACGAATATTCTTTTTTCTGTACCGCTGGATTGGGGTTTGAGGCTTATGTCGCTCATGCCTTTGCGTTACAGCCCGTCCGGGGATTGCCGACGTACGTACGAACAGCGTTCCGGGCGTTTTGGGCGTACAGACCGCTTCAATTTTCGCTTGACGGACAGGAGAAAACGCTTTTTTCGCTTACATTCGCTAATGCGGGTCAATTTGGCAATAATGCCTGGATGGCTCCGAAAGCGAACATCGCCGACGGACGTTTGGAACAATGCGAAATACGACCGTTTCCGGCGCAGGCGGCTGGTATGCTGACTTGGCGGCTGTTCAATAAAACGCTTGATCAATCACCCTACTGGCACGGTCGTTCGGTTACTAAAGCGACAGTTGTAGCCGATGGTCCGTTGCTGATCCATGCCGATGGTGAGCCGTTGACATTGCCCGAAGGAAAAGCAGAGATTCGAATTTTACCGGGAAGTTTGTTGGTATTATTATAA
- a CDS encoding RNA polymerase sigma factor produces the protein MPRSRTQIGPDDETLWNQFRSGDENAFARLYQNYVQTLYHYCAHFATDRALIKDCIHDLFVELWKHRTTIGPTTSVRFYLMASIKRKLVRHLTAEQKLVSQDEIANGRRVGDTLPGADPSHENLLIAYEEDSYMNDCLHQALEKLPRRQREAVHLRYFQNMSNEEISTLMQINIQSVYNLIFGAMSNLKRYITPENVAL, from the coding sequence ATGCCTCGCTCTCGTACGCAAATCGGACCTGATGACGAAACTCTTTGGAACCAGTTTCGCAGTGGCGATGAAAACGCTTTTGCCCGACTGTATCAAAACTACGTTCAAACGCTCTATCACTACTGTGCCCATTTTGCTACCGACCGAGCGTTGATCAAAGATTGCATTCATGACTTGTTTGTTGAGCTCTGGAAACACCGCACAACCATCGGCCCAACCACCTCTGTACGGTTTTATCTGATGGCCTCGATCAAGCGGAAGTTGGTTCGCCACCTGACCGCCGAACAGAAGCTGGTAAGCCAGGATGAAATAGCCAATGGTCGGCGCGTGGGCGATACGCTTCCCGGTGCAGATCCGTCGCACGAGAACCTGCTGATTGCTTATGAAGAAGATTCGTACATGAACGACTGCCTGCATCAAGCCCTGGAGAAATTACCCCGCCGTCAGCGCGAAGCCGTTCATCTGCGCTATTTCCAGAACATGAGTAATGAAGAGATTTCGACCCTAATGCAAATAAATATACAGTCTGTTTACAATCTGATTTTTGGCGCGATGAGCAATTTGAAACGCTACATCACCCCCGAAAACGTTGCCCTATAA
- a CDS encoding glycosyltransferase family 4 protein: MNIILDASPLGIGFYHRQAQTGISRVVEQLLAGLQRADDVELQLAAPTHLAETMRFAQLSFGQSAPPFVNPPSEQALARFENRLLGSLAPGKLPSKLIRELAFRLRRATGREMARFDKSDLPTNAVYHSPFFPIPESLRNRRTLPLVQTIHDLIPIRHPEWFTSGEQTVKKVLATLSSETWVTTVSQATKDDFCEHTGFDPARVVPIRLAASSALFYPVTDETRKRAVRQKLGIGDEPYLLSLATLEPRKNIAHLIRSFGRMIDGGDLPADVRLVLVGTKGWKFNDIMAEASKNAALASRLIFTGFVQDDDLAPLYSGALAFVYPSLYEGFGLPPLEAMQCGVPIVTSDIPALAEVVGEAAIRVPPTDTDALCQAIGMVVNSPAVRTELSDRGRKQATQFSWDKFTAEHVALYKRTVG, encoded by the coding sequence GTGAACATAATTCTTGACGCCAGCCCGCTGGGGATTGGATTTTACCATCGGCAGGCGCAAACCGGCATCAGCCGCGTTGTGGAACAGCTATTGGCTGGTCTGCAACGGGCCGATGATGTCGAGTTGCAGCTGGCGGCACCAACCCACCTGGCCGAAACGATGCGCTTTGCCCAGCTATCCTTTGGGCAAAGCGCACCACCGTTTGTCAATCCACCCAGTGAGCAGGCGCTGGCCCGGTTTGAAAACAGGCTGCTGGGTTCACTCGCGCCCGGCAAGCTACCGTCTAAACTAATCCGTGAACTGGCGTTCCGGCTGCGTCGGGCAACGGGGCGGGAGATGGCCCGGTTCGACAAGAGCGACTTGCCGACCAACGCTGTCTACCACAGTCCGTTTTTCCCAATCCCTGAAAGTCTGCGCAACCGCCGAACTTTACCACTGGTGCAAACCATCCATGACCTGATTCCGATTCGGCATCCGGAGTGGTTTACATCAGGAGAACAAACCGTAAAAAAAGTGCTGGCAACGCTATCGTCCGAAACGTGGGTAACCACGGTTTCTCAGGCGACGAAGGACGATTTCTGTGAGCATACTGGGTTCGATCCAGCGCGGGTAGTACCTATTCGTCTGGCGGCTTCGTCGGCGTTGTTTTATCCGGTAACGGATGAAACGCGAAAACGAGCGGTACGGCAAAAACTCGGTATTGGCGATGAGCCGTATCTGCTGAGTCTGGCTACGTTGGAGCCACGCAAGAATATCGCGCACCTGATTCGTTCGTTTGGCCGAATGATTGATGGCGGAGACTTACCGGCTGATGTTCGGTTGGTACTGGTCGGTACCAAAGGCTGGAAATTCAACGACATTATGGCTGAAGCCAGTAAGAACGCAGCTCTGGCATCGCGGTTGATTTTCACGGGATTCGTGCAGGACGACGATCTGGCTCCGCTATATAGTGGTGCGTTGGCTTTTGTCTATCCATCTCTGTACGAAGGCTTTGGGCTGCCACCGCTGGAAGCGATGCAGTGTGGTGTGCCGATTGTTACGTCTGACATACCCGCCCTTGCCGAAGTGGTCGGTGAGGCTGCCATCCGGGTTCCACCGACAGATACCGACGCGCTCTGTCAAGCCATAGGTATGGTGGTAAACTCTCCGGCGGTTCGAACGGAGCTGTCGGACAGGGGCAGAAAACAGGCAACGCAGTTTTCGTGGGACAAATTTACCGCAGAACACGTTGCTCTTTATAAGCGAACTGTAGGGTAA
- a CDS encoding argininosuccinate synthase, with product MAQKKVVLAFSGGLDTSFCVKYLSEDRDMEVHSVLVDTGGFSDAELKAIEERAYSLGVKSHATISKTDDYYQQCLKFLVFGNVLKNNTYPLSVSAERIFQAIAAAEYARQIGASAIAHGSTGAGNDQVRFDMAFRIIIPDAEIITPIRDLRLSREAEIEYLKSKGVEQEWHKAAYSINKGLWGTSVGGKETLTSDQFLPESAWPTQVTKTEPETITLSFEHGEIKGISGAAFGNETYANPVDAIRKLTELAGPYGIGRDIHVGDTIIGIKGRVGFEAPAPLILIKAHHAIEKHVLGKWQMYWKEQLANWYGTMLHEGQFMDPVMRNIETFLSDTQGHVSGKVHVQLAPYRFQVLGIESDYDLMSSAFGSYGEMNNAWTGDDVRGFSKVASNQVMIYEKIREHNS from the coding sequence ATGGCTCAAAAAAAAGTAGTTCTTGCCTTCAGCGGAGGCCTCGATACCTCCTTTTGCGTTAAATATCTGTCCGAAGACCGGGACATGGAAGTTCACTCGGTGCTAGTCGATACGGGCGGTTTTTCCGATGCCGAACTCAAAGCCATCGAAGAACGGGCTTATTCGTTAGGCGTTAAATCCCACGCGACAATTTCCAAAACCGACGATTATTATCAGCAATGCCTGAAATTCCTGGTGTTTGGTAACGTTTTGAAAAACAATACGTACCCGCTTAGCGTGAGCGCCGAACGAATTTTCCAGGCTATTGCGGCTGCTGAATACGCCCGCCAGATCGGCGCGTCGGCCATTGCGCACGGTTCGACCGGGGCCGGTAACGATCAGGTGCGCTTCGATATGGCGTTCCGCATTATCATTCCCGACGCGGAGATTATTACCCCAATCCGTGATCTGCGTCTTTCCCGCGAAGCCGAAATCGAATACCTTAAATCGAAAGGGGTGGAGCAGGAATGGCACAAGGCCGCTTATTCGATCAACAAAGGACTGTGGGGAACGTCGGTTGGCGGTAAAGAAACGCTGACCTCCGATCAGTTTCTCCCCGAATCGGCCTGGCCTACGCAGGTTACGAAAACCGAGCCTGAAACCATTACGCTGTCGTTTGAGCACGGTGAAATTAAAGGAATTTCGGGTGCTGCCTTCGGCAACGAAACCTACGCCAATCCAGTTGACGCCATCCGTAAGCTGACCGAACTGGCCGGTCCGTATGGTATTGGTCGCGACATTCACGTTGGCGATACCATTATTGGCATCAAAGGCCGCGTTGGTTTCGAAGCACCAGCCCCGTTGATTCTGATCAAAGCTCATCATGCCATCGAAAAACATGTGTTGGGTAAGTGGCAGATGTACTGGAAAGAGCAACTGGCCAACTGGTATGGTACGATGCTTCACGAAGGGCAGTTTATGGACCCGGTGATGCGGAATATCGAAACGTTCCTGAGCGACACGCAGGGCCACGTTTCGGGCAAAGTGCACGTGCAGCTGGCCCCTTACCGCTTCCAGGTACTCGGTATCGAATCTGACTACGACCTGATGTCGTCAGCTTTTGGCAGCTACGGTGAGATGAACAACGCCTGGACGGGTGACGACGTGCGTGGCTTCTCGAAAGTAGCGTCGAATCAGGTAATGATTTACGAGAAAATTCGTGAACATAATTCTTGA
- a CDS encoding acyltransferase family protein, with product MLKNLFSLDTSLDKRVFGLDVMRAIAILVVVDAHARVALGDYYSGAFWHQLIPDGVELFFVLSGFLIGGILIRSYEKKGRFDADLLLNFWTRRWFRTLPNYYLVLGGLIGLALVRAWRSGLHHTLPPKETLVKYFFFVQNFARFIPDFFPETWSLAIEEWSYITLPLVLWLMHLLLPASWPRQRIVLAAILTVIVGTNLYRFLLAIHYPIEDGELGFRGIVLARLDAISYGVLAAYAKHYFPAQWTHPRLRQRLFVAGLLLTVLVAFSASIYILRFYVEAGVYPAYVFYKRTFYFPLIGLTMMLVMPYMDGWRNATGGWSRFGIAQIITHISLISYSMYLLNLTPIMLMIIERFPTTSLAVGWAKVAVFWVLVLVSSTLLFKYFEKPVTALRERLSKKEPTLLNEQKTGLPVQ from the coding sequence ATGCTTAAAAACCTGTTTTCGCTCGATACGTCGCTCGACAAGCGCGTGTTTGGGTTAGACGTAATGCGGGCCATTGCCATCCTGGTGGTCGTTGATGCTCATGCGAGGGTAGCGCTCGGTGACTATTACAGTGGTGCATTCTGGCATCAGCTCATCCCGGATGGCGTAGAGCTTTTTTTTGTGTTGAGTGGTTTCCTGATCGGTGGTATTCTGATTCGGTCGTACGAAAAAAAAGGCCGCTTCGATGCTGACTTACTGCTTAATTTCTGGACGCGTCGCTGGTTTCGAACCTTGCCCAATTATTACCTGGTTCTGGGCGGCCTGATTGGACTTGCCTTGGTCCGTGCGTGGCGAAGTGGACTGCATCACACGCTGCCTCCGAAAGAAACGCTGGTTAAGTACTTTTTCTTCGTGCAAAACTTCGCCCGCTTTATTCCCGACTTTTTCCCGGAAACGTGGAGTCTGGCGATTGAGGAGTGGTCGTATATTACGTTACCGCTGGTGTTGTGGCTGATGCACCTGCTACTGCCCGCCAGCTGGCCGCGCCAGCGCATTGTACTGGCCGCAATTTTAACCGTCATTGTCGGTACGAACCTGTATCGCTTTCTGCTGGCCATCCATTACCCGATTGAAGACGGTGAGTTGGGCTTTCGCGGAATTGTACTGGCCCGGCTAGACGCTATATCCTATGGTGTGCTGGCTGCTTACGCCAAGCATTACTTCCCCGCTCAGTGGACCCATCCGCGACTGCGTCAGCGGTTATTCGTCGCGGGGCTGCTGTTAACTGTTTTGGTGGCCTTTTCGGCGTCTATCTACATTCTGCGTTTTTATGTCGAAGCGGGCGTTTATCCGGCCTACGTTTTCTACAAACGAACGTTCTATTTTCCGCTCATCGGACTCACTATGATGCTGGTGATGCCGTACATGGACGGCTGGCGAAACGCCACGGGTGGCTGGTCACGGTTTGGCATCGCCCAGATAATCACGCATATCAGTCTGATTTCCTATTCGATGTATCTGCTCAATCTGACGCCCATCATGCTAATGATCATCGAGCGATTTCCGACAACGTCACTGGCTGTTGGCTGGGCAAAAGTTGCTGTTTTCTGGGTACTGGTTTTGGTATCGTCAACGTTGCTGTTCAAATATTTTGAAAAACCCGTCACCGCACTGCGGGAACGGTTATCCAAAAAAGAACCTACGCTACTGAACGAGCAAAAGACAGGTTTACCGGTGCAATAA
- the argC gene encoding N-acetyl-gamma-glutamyl-phosphate reductase, whose translation MKLNVGIIGGAGYTGGELLRILINHPFVEVAFVHSNSQAGKPVWNTHTDLLGDTDLTFSGEEPAALLAQEGLDAIFLCSGHGASATFMAEHDLSDDITVIDLSNDFRDEHDDFVYGLPELQRERIQEATRIANPGCFATSIQLALLPLAKAGKLQADVQISAITGSTGAGQALVPTTGFTWRNNNISIYKAFTHQHLAEIRQSLTTLDPDFNHTINFIPYRGDFTRGIMANVYTPFSGTREEAKELYKAYYANHPFTHVSDAPVDVKQVVNTNKCFLHLELHDGQLLITSVIDNLTKGASGQAVQNLNLVFGLPEDTGLRLKPVAF comes from the coding sequence ATGAAACTAAACGTTGGCATTATTGGCGGGGCGGGCTACACCGGTGGCGAGCTGCTGCGCATTCTGATTAATCACCCATTTGTTGAGGTAGCGTTTGTGCACAGCAACAGCCAGGCCGGTAAACCCGTCTGGAATACGCACACCGATCTGTTGGGGGATACGGATCTAACTTTTTCGGGCGAAGAACCGGCGGCTTTGCTGGCTCAGGAAGGCTTGGATGCCATTTTTCTTTGCTCGGGACATGGCGCATCGGCAACGTTCATGGCCGAACATGATCTGTCGGACGACATTACCGTGATTGATCTCAGCAATGATTTTCGCGATGAGCACGACGATTTCGTGTACGGTCTACCCGAACTTCAGCGCGAACGGATTCAGGAAGCGACCCGTATTGCCAATCCCGGTTGTTTCGCTACCAGTATCCAACTGGCTTTGCTGCCGTTGGCTAAGGCGGGCAAACTACAGGCGGATGTTCAGATCAGTGCGATCACGGGTAGTACGGGTGCCGGTCAGGCGCTTGTGCCCACAACGGGTTTTACCTGGCGCAACAACAACATTTCCATTTACAAAGCATTTACCCATCAGCACCTGGCCGAAATTCGGCAGAGTCTGACTACGCTTGATCCGGATTTCAACCACACGATCAACTTCATTCCGTACCGGGGCGACTTCACGCGGGGTATTATGGCGAATGTGTACACGCCGTTTTCGGGTACGCGGGAAGAAGCGAAGGAACTGTACAAGGCCTACTACGCCAATCATCCGTTTACACACGTGAGCGATGCGCCGGTGGACGTAAAGCAAGTGGTGAACACAAACAAGTGCTTTTTACACCTCGAATTGCACGACGGTCAGCTGTTGATTACCAGCGTCATTGACAACCTCACCAAAGGTGCTTCGGGGCAAGCGGTGCAGAACCTGAATCTGGTTTTTGGTTTGCCGGAAGATACAGGTCTTCGACTGAAGCCCGTAGCGTTTTAG
- a CDS encoding YybH family protein gives MKPIFCAGLLFLLALPALGQQATDRRTILLALKRQTEDWNAGRIDRFMSTYWPSDSLTFVSSTGVTYGYTATLANYKKRYPDRDSMGTLKFDILQMDFPSPNVAYVIGRWHLTRPKVGNKGGHFTLLWHKIKKRWVIVSDHTS, from the coding sequence TTGAAACCGATTTTTTGCGCTGGTTTATTGTTCCTGCTTGCATTGCCCGCACTGGGCCAGCAGGCCACCGACCGCCGGACAATTCTCCTAGCGCTTAAACGACAGACCGAAGACTGGAATGCTGGGCGCATCGATCGGTTCATGAGCACCTATTGGCCTTCCGACTCGTTAACCTTTGTCAGCAGCACCGGCGTCACCTACGGTTACACGGCGACATTAGCGAATTACAAAAAACGATACCCGGATCGGGATTCGATGGGGACACTCAAATTCGACATTCTGCAAATGGATTTTCCGTCGCCCAACGTTGCTTACGTGATTGGCCGCTGGCACCTGACCCGTCCTAAAGTCGGCAACAAGGGCGGGCATTTCACACTGCTATGGCACAAGATCAAAAAACGCTGGGTTATCGTTAGTGACCACACAAGCTAA
- the ade gene encoding adenine deaminase gives MPTANILNLFDQTISYGTLTIDQGRITRIDLLGPERIGEPYILPGFVDAHVHVESSLLTPPQFARLAVVHGTVATVSDPHEIGNVLGVAGVEYMLREAARVPFKFMFGAPSCVPATPFETAGATISVDDVRYLLGLDEIGYLAEMMNFPGVLHEDPDVMAKIALAKAYNKPVDGHAPGLTGDDAQRYIDAGISTDHECFTYEEGLDKARRGMHILIREGSAARNFDALIALLAEFPEQIMFCSDDKHPDTLAEGHINQLVLRALAKGHTLWNVLRAACLNPVLHYRLPVGLLREGDPADYIIIDNLQTFAIQQTVINGESVAENGTSNIADLRNEHVNQFNCEPKSVDEFAVRAQASPVIRVIEALDGQLITNELLFEPKVENGQLVSDPERDILKLVVVNRYENVPPSVAFIKNFGLKHGAIASSVGHDSHNITAVGCDDESICQAINLVIEAKGGLSAVAGTQPHEHDQELMSRREFLHLTTRPETQLLPLPVAGLMTDTDGYEVAAQYTKLDQFAKKELGSTLAAPFMTLSFMALLVIPALKLSDKGLFDGKRFSFVPLQIVK, from the coding sequence ATGCCTACGGCTAACATTCTAAATCTGTTCGACCAGACAATCAGTTACGGTACGCTTACTATCGATCAGGGTCGTATTACTCGTATTGACTTGCTCGGTCCCGAACGAATTGGCGAACCCTACATCCTCCCCGGCTTTGTCGATGCCCATGTTCACGTTGAAAGTTCGCTCCTGACCCCGCCCCAGTTTGCCCGACTGGCGGTCGTTCATGGCACCGTAGCAACCGTATCGGACCCTCACGAAATCGGCAACGTATTAGGAGTAGCGGGTGTCGAATACATGCTTCGCGAAGCCGCCCGAGTGCCGTTCAAGTTTATGTTTGGCGCGCCCTCCTGCGTTCCGGCCACTCCCTTCGAAACGGCAGGCGCAACAATTAGTGTTGACGATGTACGCTACCTGCTCGGTTTAGACGAGATTGGTTATTTGGCCGAGATGATGAATTTTCCGGGTGTCCTGCACGAAGATCCGGACGTTATGGCCAAAATTGCCCTAGCCAAAGCCTACAACAAACCCGTTGACGGTCACGCACCGGGGCTGACTGGCGACGACGCGCAACGCTACATCGACGCGGGCATCAGCACAGACCATGAGTGTTTTACCTACGAAGAAGGACTCGACAAAGCCCGGCGCGGTATGCATATTCTCATTCGAGAAGGGAGTGCCGCCCGGAATTTTGACGCCTTAATCGCACTGCTGGCCGAGTTCCCGGAGCAGATCATGTTTTGTTCCGACGACAAGCACCCGGATACCCTGGCGGAAGGCCATATCAACCAGCTGGTTCTTCGTGCTTTGGCTAAAGGCCATACCCTGTGGAACGTCCTGCGCGCTGCCTGCCTGAACCCGGTATTGCACTACCGGTTGCCAGTTGGTCTTTTGCGCGAGGGCGACCCCGCCGATTACATCATCATCGACAACTTACAAACCTTTGCGATCCAGCAGACAGTTATCAATGGCGAATCGGTGGCCGAAAACGGGACGTCAAATATCGCTGATTTACGGAATGAACACGTAAATCAATTCAATTGCGAACCTAAATCAGTTGATGAGTTTGCGGTGCGCGCGCAGGCATCCCCGGTAATTCGCGTCATCGAAGCGCTGGACGGGCAGCTCATCACCAACGAACTGCTTTTTGAACCGAAAGTTGAAAACGGCCAGCTGGTGTCTGATCCGGAGCGGGATATACTCAAATTGGTGGTCGTCAACCGCTATGAAAATGTGCCACCGTCCGTTGCGTTCATCAAAAATTTCGGGTTGAAACACGGAGCTATTGCCTCATCGGTTGGTCACGATTCGCACAACATTACGGCGGTTGGCTGTGATGACGAAAGCATCTGTCAGGCGATCAACCTGGTTATTGAAGCAAAAGGCGGACTATCGGCGGTGGCAGGTACCCAACCGCACGAACATGATCAGGAATTGATGAGCCGCCGTGAATTTTTACACCTAACGACCCGCCCCGAAACACAATTGCTTCCCCTGCCCGTTGCGGGGCTCATGACCGACACCGACGGCTATGAGGTAGCCGCTCAATACACAAAGCTGGATCAATTCGCCAAAAAGGAGTTGGGCAGCACCTTGGCCGCACCTTTTATGACGCTGTCGTTCATGGCCTTACTTGTCATCCCTGCGTTAAAACTGAGTGACAAAGGACTATTTGATGGCAAAAGGTTCTCGTTTGTTCCTCTTCAAATTGTTAAATAA
- a CDS encoding replication-associated recombination protein A, with amino-acid sequence MNTDSTPLPERVRPRTLDDVIGQRKLIGSGGALRRAVDAGRLPSMILWGPPGVGKTTLALLLAEAVKRSFIALSAINSGVKEIRDVLSRPSGMFPPVVFIDEIHRFNKSQQDALLGAVEKGQIILIGATTENPSFEVNSALLSRSQVYILEALSREELIQVVDRAIDKDAFLRSKHITVESYDALLRLSGGDGRKLLNLLELVASAHVSTEPLVITDEGVTTVAQQNIARYDKSGEQHYDIISAFIKSLRGSDPNAALYWMARMIVAGEDPVFIARRMLILASEDIGNANPTAMIMASEAVQAIRAIGMPEGRIILSQVAVYLATSPKSNASYVAIDDAIALAEQTAHLPVPLHLRNAPTKLMKQIGYGKEYQYAHAHEGNFAQQNFLPDDLKGHKLYEPGQNAREAEIRRSLQKWWGDWYGY; translated from the coding sequence ATGAATACGGACTCAACGCCCCTCCCTGAACGGGTTCGCCCGCGCACCCTCGACGATGTTATTGGCCAACGTAAACTGATTGGATCCGGCGGAGCCCTGCGTCGGGCCGTGGATGCCGGACGGCTACCTTCCATGATTTTATGGGGCCCGCCGGGTGTGGGCAAAACGACGCTGGCTTTGTTGCTGGCCGAAGCCGTCAAGCGGTCATTTATCGCTTTAAGCGCCATCAATTCGGGCGTCAAGGAAATCCGGGATGTGCTCAGTCGTCCGTCGGGTATGTTTCCCCCCGTTGTTTTCATCGACGAGATTCACCGGTTTAACAAGAGTCAGCAGGATGCGCTGCTTGGCGCGGTCGAAAAAGGTCAGATCATTCTTATTGGCGCGACGACCGAAAATCCGTCGTTTGAAGTAAACAGCGCCCTATTATCGCGCTCTCAGGTTTACATTCTGGAAGCGTTAAGCCGTGAAGAACTGATTCAGGTTGTGGACCGGGCCATCGATAAGGATGCTTTTTTACGGTCGAAACACATCACGGTCGAGTCGTACGATGCCTTACTTCGGCTGTCCGGTGGTGATGGACGTAAACTGCTGAATCTGCTGGAACTGGTGGCGTCCGCCCACGTATCAACCGAACCACTCGTTATTACGGATGAGGGAGTTACCACCGTAGCCCAGCAGAACATTGCTCGCTATGACAAGTCGGGCGAACAGCATTACGATATTATTTCAGCGTTTATCAAGTCGTTGCGAGGTTCGGACCCCAACGCGGCTTTGTACTGGATGGCGCGTATGATCGTTGCCGGTGAAGATCCGGTTTTCATTGCCCGGCGTATGCTGATTCTGGCATCGGAAGATATAGGAAATGCCAATCCGACCGCTATGATTATGGCGTCGGAAGCCGTGCAGGCGATTCGGGCAATCGGTATGCCGGAAGGACGGATTATTTTATCGCAGGTAGCGGTGTACCTGGCCACCTCACCCAAAAGTAACGCCAGCTACGTTGCCATTGACGATGCCATTGCCCTGGCCGAGCAGACGGCGCACTTACCCGTACCGCTGCACCTGCGCAATGCGCCCACCAAGCTAATGAAGCAGATTGGTTACGGAAAAGAGTACCAGTACGCCCATGCCCACGAAGGTAACTTTGCCCAGCAGAACTTTCTTCCGGATGATTTGAAAGGGCATAAACTATACGAGCCGGGTCAAAACGCCCGAGAAGCCGAAATTCGTCGTAGTTTGCAGAAATGGTGGGGCGATTGGTACGGCTACTGA